A window of Sutcliffiella cohnii contains these coding sequences:
- the mntR gene encoding transcriptional regulator MntR, with protein MPTPSMEDYIEQIYLLIEAKGYARVSDIAEALAVHPSSVTKMVQKLDKDDYLVYEKYRGLILTSKGKKIGKRLVARHELLEQFLRIIGVEEENIYNDVEGIEHHLSWNAIDRIGDLVQYFEDNKIRVEELEQIQKQNENN; from the coding sequence ATGCCAACACCGAGCATGGAGGATTACATAGAACAGATATATTTACTAATAGAAGCGAAAGGATATGCGAGAGTTTCAGATATAGCAGAAGCCCTAGCGGTTCACCCCTCATCAGTTACGAAAATGGTACAAAAATTAGATAAAGATGATTACTTAGTGTATGAAAAATATAGAGGCCTTATATTAACATCGAAGGGCAAAAAGATTGGTAAACGGTTAGTTGCACGTCATGAACTTTTGGAACAGTTTTTACGAATTATTGGGGTTGAAGAAGAAAACATATATAATGATGTGGAAGGAATTGAGCATCATTTAAGTTGGAATGCTATTGATCGAATAGGGGATCTAGTACAATATTTTGAAGATAATAAAATTCGGGTCGAAGAGTTAGAACAAATTCAAAAACAGAATGAAAATAATTAG
- a CDS encoding C40 family peptidase gives MTNRDLLFISTTTRRKKKGIHRIGHVAIYIGNNKMLHTYRQGKKVQISTINTYWRSVLIGVKRVL, from the coding sequence ATAACTAATAGAGATCTTTTATTTATTTCAACGACTACTAGACGGAAGAAAAAAGGTATTCATCGAATCGGACACGTAGCAATTTATATAGGAAACAATAAAATGTTACACACTTACCGCCAAGGGAAAAAAGTACAAATTTCTACTATTAACACCTATTGGAGAAGTGTATTAATAGGTGTAAAGAGAGTTTTATAA
- a CDS encoding DUF4179 domain-containing protein: protein MSNIEDKLAEEKKRIDSYTAPDELETRLREALNKAPNKQKQNAPLWKLVAVAMFFIVIIGYQYNGLAYYGKKLFGFDEMMTGTLMELNEEGLGQIVDETVTLVDGTKLTIEGVMADSNQLILYYSLNNPKGIKDHIRDYFRFLPISGFLTNSFPTSGTFIVDDNQTEIKGTQSFEPVSPFAKKLTVNFQQGMNNNQTVEEFVTIPYNPNKALQTEIKQSINKAIKVDKGTITFQTIRATPTMTVVEGKLNVENFDRVPDALWGIQLYANGKEVTSLGGGYQSSLLGRKFSLNYDALPKGLHSLELKINEFAGYENVDKKLALATNNNPTMLNEKELWIQDINTTSEMVEITIRTDNDVMLDGVSIETEEEVTPLKTIVRQSYVKLEDGQQMKERTLLFEANTEPEFIYINGMHFMKEYGDMIEIPVD from the coding sequence ATGAGTAACATTGAAGATAAATTAGCGGAAGAAAAAAAACGAATAGACTCTTACACTGCACCTGATGAATTAGAAACTAGATTGAGAGAAGCTTTAAACAAGGCACCAAACAAACAAAAGCAAAATGCTCCTTTATGGAAATTAGTAGCAGTGGCAATGTTTTTTATTGTTATTATAGGTTATCAATATAATGGCTTAGCTTATTATGGAAAAAAACTATTTGGTTTCGATGAAATGATGACAGGCACATTAATGGAATTAAATGAAGAAGGACTTGGACAAATCGTGGACGAAACGGTAACTTTGGTTGATGGAACGAAGCTTACAATAGAAGGTGTTATGGCCGACTCTAATCAACTTATTCTTTATTATTCATTAAATAATCCAAAAGGAATAAAAGATCATATAAGAGATTATTTTCGTTTTTTACCTATTTCAGGCTTTCTGACCAATTCGTTTCCGACATCGGGTACGTTTATTGTTGATGATAATCAAACAGAAATAAAGGGAACACAATCATTTGAACCGGTCAGCCCTTTTGCGAAAAAATTGACGGTCAACTTTCAACAAGGTATGAACAACAACCAAACAGTAGAAGAATTCGTGACTATTCCATATAATCCGAACAAAGCGTTACAAACGGAAATTAAACAATCTATTAATAAAGCGATAAAAGTCGATAAGGGGACGATTACGTTTCAAACGATTAGGGCAACACCTACTATGACAGTTGTGGAAGGGAAATTAAATGTTGAAAATTTTGACCGTGTTCCTGATGCTTTATGGGGTATTCAATTATACGCGAACGGAAAAGAGGTTACGTCATTAGGTGGGGGATATCAATCATCTTTACTAGGAAGAAAATTCTCTCTAAATTACGATGCACTACCAAAAGGTCTCCACTCATTGGAGCTAAAAATTAATGAGTTTGCCGGTTACGAAAATGTTGATAAAAAATTAGCGCTAGCGACTAATAACAACCCTACAATGTTAAACGAAAAAGAATTATGGATACAAGATATCAATACAACATCAGAAATGGTAGAAATAACAATTAGAACAGATAATGATGTAATGTTAGATGGTGTTTCGATTGAAACAGAGGAAGAAGTAACCCCTTTAAAAACTATTGTGAGACAATCATATGTAAAATTAGAAGACGGTCAGCAAATGAAAGAAAGGACGTTATTATTTGAAGCGAATACTGAACCGGAATTTATTTATATTAACGGGATGCATTTCATGAAGGAGTATGGCGATATGATAGAAATACCCGTTGATTAA
- a CDS encoding sigma-70 family RNA polymerase sigma factor: MNIVRLVNKAKRGNKEALLQLIMEDKDTYYRLAFSYMGNSHDAMDAMEDMIVKIYEKIDQLKKEEAFYSWSKTILVNSCKTMLRKNKKLILIDDWNEQSDEISHALTSNPYLKSVHQMDIQEMLLQLNKHQKEAIQLKYFHDMDYQSIATLTNVSLGTVKSRIFQGLKKLRELHGGEWNE; this comes from the coding sequence ATGAATATCGTTCGGTTAGTGAACAAAGCGAAAAGGGGTAATAAGGAGGCGCTTCTACAATTGATTATGGAGGATAAGGATACATATTACCGACTTGCTTTTAGCTACATGGGGAATTCACATGATGCAATGGATGCAATGGAAGACATGATTGTAAAGATATATGAAAAAATTGATCAATTGAAAAAAGAAGAAGCGTTTTACAGTTGGAGTAAAACAATTCTAGTAAATAGTTGCAAAACGATGCTTCGAAAGAACAAAAAATTAATTTTAATTGATGACTGGAATGAACAGTCAGATGAAATATCTCATGCTTTGACCAGTAACCCTTATTTAAAAAGTGTTCATCAAATGGACATACAGGAAATGCTGCTACAATTAAATAAGCATCAAAAAGAAGCTATTCAACTTAAATATTTTCACGATATGGATTATCAATCAATTGCAACGTTAACAAATGTCTCATTAGGTACAGTGAAATCTAGAATTTTTCAAGGGTTGAAAAAGTTAAGGGAACTACACGGAGGTGAGTGGAATGAGTAA
- a CDS encoding DinB family protein produces the protein MFVSNKTIELKLDVKSPGSEKSVPTSANEIANAFRKIIDELKLEVDRKLTDEKLLEEVESFGRTTPRGALLKVLMDHSIHHRGQMTVLLRQAGLQVPGVMGPTKEDGLVN, from the coding sequence ATGTTTGTAAGTAATAAGACTATAGAACTTAAACTTGATGTAAAATCACCTGGCTCAGAAAAATCTGTCCCTACTTCCGCTAATGAAATTGCAAATGCATTTCGCAAAATAATAGATGAGTTAAAATTAGAAGTAGACAGAAAACTAACAGATGAAAAGCTATTAGAAGAAGTTGAAAGTTTTGGTCGTACAACACCAAGAGGAGCTCTTCTTAAAGTTCTTATGGACCACAGTATTCACCACCGTGGCCAGATGACTGTATTATTGCGTCAAGCTGGTTTACAAGTTCCTGGTGTTATGGGTCCTACTAAAGAAGATGGATTAGTTAATTAA
- a CDS encoding spore germination protein, with amino-acid sequence MDWKKYKRKFKEPKKKEEFNTEVINVTLKTILKKVENIDDLVVKEISIEDHCFTVMYISSIVDASSIQEKMIDPISDSETTTSVFKKLNKLEKINNQDQSLLLHELASGFAFLFNSLDENIIYKLPAFNAPERSITAPENETTILGPQDAFVESIETNMSLIRRRIRSTELKSKSFFLGTETKNSVSIVYLGNLANKENVDRVIVRLENVEYDGFIGMPVLKQLLEDNPFSPFPQFGITVRTDWAVNELLNGKILVLLNGSPEVAILPTTFMEMFMSPEDFYNRWTTATLLRTLRLFGFFVSILLTSTYVSVLTFHPAMLPPQLLSILADSRARVPFPPVLEVLIIELVIEILREAGSRMPTKIGQTIGIVGGIVIGTAAVEAGLASNILIVLVATTALLSFISPNFLMSNAIRLIRYLFIIAAGVLGMFGQMVTLAWLINHLSNLTSLGSPFISPVIPRKWSDLLNSVLRAPVKYMTKRPGISRAKKDLVKPLDEE; translated from the coding sequence TTGGATTGGAAAAAATATAAACGAAAATTTAAAGAGCCAAAAAAGAAAGAAGAATTTAATACAGAAGTTATCAACGTTACGCTTAAGACCATTCTTAAGAAGGTAGAAAATATAGATGATTTAGTTGTAAAAGAAATTAGCATCGAAGACCATTGTTTTACTGTAATGTATATTTCTTCAATTGTCGATGCCTCTAGTATCCAAGAGAAAATGATTGATCCTATTTCAGATAGTGAGACTACCACTAGCGTGTTCAAAAAATTAAATAAACTAGAAAAGATAAATAATCAAGATCAAAGTCTTTTACTTCATGAACTAGCAAGTGGGTTTGCCTTTTTATTTAATAGTCTGGATGAAAATATTATTTATAAACTTCCAGCGTTTAATGCCCCAGAACGATCCATTACTGCACCTGAAAATGAAACAACAATCTTAGGGCCACAAGATGCATTTGTAGAATCTATTGAAACAAATATGTCTTTGATTAGGAGAAGGATTCGATCAACAGAGTTAAAAAGCAAATCTTTCTTTTTAGGAACAGAAACAAAAAATTCTGTGAGCATTGTATATTTGGGTAACCTAGCAAACAAAGAAAATGTTGATCGAGTTATCGTTCGGCTCGAAAATGTCGAATACGATGGGTTTATAGGGATGCCAGTTCTAAAACAGCTATTAGAAGATAATCCATTCTCTCCTTTCCCTCAATTTGGAATTACAGTTAGAACAGACTGGGCTGTAAATGAGCTTTTGAACGGAAAAATTTTAGTACTATTAAACGGAAGCCCTGAGGTTGCTATTTTACCAACTACGTTCATGGAAATGTTTATGTCACCGGAAGACTTTTATAATAGATGGACGACTGCAACACTTTTAAGGACTTTACGCCTTTTTGGATTTTTCGTTTCCATTTTACTCACGTCAACATATGTTTCGGTGCTGACGTTTCATCCAGCAATGTTGCCTCCGCAACTCTTATCTATACTAGCTGATTCAAGGGCGAGAGTACCTTTTCCACCTGTATTAGAGGTACTTATCATTGAACTAGTTATTGAGATACTTCGGGAGGCTGGTTCTAGAATGCCTACAAAGATTGGACAAACAATTGGTATTGTAGGCGGTATTGTTATCGGAACGGCTGCTGTAGAGGCTGGACTTGCAAGTAATATATTAATTGTACTAGTTGCAACTACTGCTCTTCTATCCTTTATATCTCCAAACTTTTTAATGAGTAACGCAATACGCCTTATTCGCTATTTATTTATAATTGCTGCAGGTGTGCTTGGAATGTTTGGGCAAATGGTAACACTCGCTTGGTTAATAAATCACCTTTCCAACCTAACGTCACTTGGCTCTCCATTTATTTCGCCAGTCATTCCAAGAAAATGGTCTGATTTATTAAATAGTGTTCTCCGAGCGCCGGTTAAGTATATGACAAAGAGACCTGGAATTTCACGAGCAAAAAAAGATCTTGTTAAACCACTAGATGAGGAGTAA
- a CDS encoding GerAB/ArcD/ProY family transporter, with the protein MDKGRFKKLNKYHVIFLVQNIMIGIGLLTLPKDISNVGNNQWIVPFLLGVIANISIFPIVYIGRKFPNDPFFIVIEKLWGKILGTIVHLLIIFYGILQVGNVIHSYLRLVQTVALPNYTVSFMSIALYIPLVTIVLGGIKSIARFCMFSFFFTAWMMIFTKWAFQAGHWVNVIPTWEVSLLEWGKSIHYGFEAFFGFGILAFFFPYIMDQKRAFLHASIGIWIVVIIYVIISLASVVYFSEWQLTNLLFPLLNLFQAVKLPFIERVEVFGTSLWAFLILSTSAAYLWISKKGFDAIFSKNKNRTWHLYAVAFLSWILFNGPIPFQIQLLLFYEWNIFYGYFMLAIPYLLMITYLLKNIMDKSSRKGGFTS; encoded by the coding sequence ATGGACAAGGGAAGATTTAAAAAACTCAATAAGTACCATGTTATATTCCTCGTACAAAATATTATGATCGGAATTGGGCTTTTAACCCTTCCAAAGGACATTAGTAATGTCGGAAACAACCAATGGATTGTCCCCTTTTTGTTAGGTGTTATTGCCAATATTTCTATTTTCCCAATTGTCTATATAGGAAGAAAATTCCCAAATGACCCTTTTTTTATTGTTATTGAGAAACTATGGGGGAAAATTTTAGGGACAATTGTTCATTTATTAATTATATTTTATGGAATTTTACAAGTAGGTAATGTAATTCATTCATACTTAAGACTAGTCCAAACGGTTGCATTACCGAATTATACAGTATCATTTATGTCTATTGCTCTTTACATTCCATTAGTCACCATTGTCCTAGGGGGAATAAAATCTATTGCTCGGTTTTGTATGTTTTCTTTTTTCTTTACAGCCTGGATGATGATTTTTACAAAGTGGGCATTTCAAGCTGGGCACTGGGTTAATGTTATTCCTACATGGGAAGTAAGTTTATTGGAATGGGGCAAGTCTATCCATTATGGATTTGAAGCGTTTTTCGGTTTTGGCATATTAGCATTTTTCTTTCCCTATATCATGGATCAAAAAAGGGCATTTCTACATGCTAGCATTGGTATTTGGATTGTAGTTATTATATACGTTATTATATCGCTAGCTAGCGTAGTTTACTTTTCTGAATGGCAGCTTACTAATTTGCTATTTCCTCTACTTAATCTATTTCAAGCTGTAAAACTACCGTTTATAGAAAGAGTAGAGGTTTTCGGCACCTCACTTTGGGCATTTTTAATTTTATCTACTTCTGCAGCGTATTTATGGATCTCTAAAAAGGGATTTGATGCTATTTTCTCCAAAAATAAAAATCGTACTTGGCATCTTTACGCAGTCGCTTTTCTATCATGGATACTATTTAACGGCCCTATTCCCTTCCAAATACAACTACTTCTTTTCTATGAATGGAATATTTTTTATGGATACTTTATGTTAGCTATCCCTTATCTATTAATGATCACTTATTTATTAAAAAATATAATGGATAAATCTTCTCGTAAAGGAGGGTTCACTTCTTGA
- a CDS encoding Ger(x)C family spore germination protein, with the protein MKPKLLIAFLLLPIVVSCQNPNVEYPVIEDLGMVGIMGFDYVDERQVKVTMTLSPTREEEKEKVQQGTSTVEVPHQAVLEMSTISEKILSLAQLRVLLFSEEYAAKVGIWETIEHLYRDPNVGANVFVAVISGSAEEALSLPYEDKPEINVYLNELLTPRIAVAFNPFTTIHDFIYRLTDNISDPTTPYLEVINENSLKITRVALFKGDKFISTISPEEAKLVEALKKRRNIPDMSISLNEGVTTLRFVKTRILIETNGDLQNLTISTNLFVNGSVIDYEGHKKLDTLQNQVELEQKVSEQLNEQLRKVIKHFQELEIDPIGLGEKVKVRNSSNWTKENWNKVLKDAEIKTNVKVTIVSPGTIS; encoded by the coding sequence TTGAAACCGAAACTTCTTATCGCCTTTTTGTTATTACCTATTGTAGTTAGTTGTCAAAATCCAAATGTAGAGTATCCGGTTATAGAAGATTTAGGGATGGTTGGGATAATGGGTTTTGATTATGTTGATGAAAGACAAGTAAAAGTAACTATGACACTTTCTCCTACGAGAGAGGAAGAAAAAGAAAAAGTACAGCAAGGGACATCAACAGTGGAAGTTCCACATCAGGCAGTGTTAGAAATGTCAACAATATCTGAAAAAATACTATCACTAGCTCAATTAAGGGTATTATTGTTTAGTGAGGAGTATGCCGCTAAAGTTGGAATATGGGAGACTATTGAACATCTTTATAGAGATCCTAACGTCGGGGCTAATGTGTTCGTCGCTGTTATTAGTGGTTCTGCTGAAGAAGCTCTCTCGCTACCATATGAAGACAAGCCTGAAATTAATGTGTACCTTAATGAACTATTAACACCGCGAATAGCAGTCGCGTTTAATCCTTTTACTACAATACATGATTTTATTTATCGGCTTACAGACAATATCTCAGATCCTACCACCCCTTACTTAGAAGTAATCAATGAAAACTCGCTAAAAATTACGAGAGTAGCATTATTTAAAGGGGATAAATTTATTTCCACTATAAGTCCCGAAGAAGCAAAATTAGTAGAAGCATTAAAAAAAAGAAGAAACATTCCTGATATGAGCATTTCATTAAATGAAGGGGTTACGACATTACGATTTGTCAAAACCCGAATATTAATTGAAACAAATGGAGATTTACAAAACTTAACTATTTCAACTAATTTATTTGTTAACGGAAGTGTAATTGACTACGAGGGGCATAAAAAGTTGGATACGTTACAAAACCAAGTGGAATTAGAACAAAAAGTGAGCGAGCAGCTGAATGAACAGCTAAGAAAAGTAATTAAGCACTTTCAAGAGTTAGAAATTGATCCAATTGGGTTAGGAGAAAAAGTAAAAGTACGAAATAGTAGCAACTGGACAAAAGAAAACTGGAACAAGGTTCTAAAGGATGCTGAAATTAAAACGAATGTAAAAGTAACAATTGTCTCACCTGGAACAATTAGTTAA
- a CDS encoding pyridoxamine 5'-phosphate oxidase family protein produces the protein MKIIKDKKRSFDLEQFLAKPLFAHLSTVEEDFPRDSPVWFLWNNNILWIIGTSSDSFPKRIRVNRNCAIGIVDFDVKTGLVLHAGFRGVATVEPFNHTIANRLLAKYLGENMEQWDPRFKHLDDSNVLIRFKPETVVVRDQSYSIN, from the coding sequence GTGAAAATTATTAAAGATAAGAAAAGAAGTTTCGATTTGGAACAGTTCCTAGCTAAGCCTTTGTTCGCGCATTTGTCGACAGTCGAAGAGGACTTTCCAAGAGATTCCCCAGTTTGGTTTCTTTGGAATAATAACATACTTTGGATTATAGGGACTTCTTCCGATAGTTTTCCAAAGAGAATAAGGGTAAATAGAAACTGTGCTATCGGTATCGTAGATTTCGACGTGAAAACCGGTCTCGTATTGCATGCGGGTTTTAGAGGTGTTGCCACTGTTGAGCCATTTAATCATACAATTGCAAATCGATTGTTGGCGAAATATTTAGGAGAGAATATGGAACAATGGGATCCACGATTTAAACATTTGGATGACAGTAATGTTTTAATACGTTTCAAACCTGAGACGGTAGTGGTTAGAGATCAATCATATAGTATTAACTAA
- a CDS encoding TetR/AcrR family transcriptional regulator: protein MGKRGRKQGSSGEHSKAQLLSIAADEFAEHGYFSTKISTIVKKAGVTQPTFYLYFPSKEAIFQELVGLFRNKFALLTKKSRLETGLELDSLPGRIAIGLTAIFQFFYDNRSLTKIGLYLSDDAEEIKNDIVQLITENLESEQRDGYFRTNVEMRTVAESLVGIMERLTATYLFQDKKKPEELAREIVDLLLYGLQVK, encoded by the coding sequence ATGGGAAAAAGGGGCCGTAAGCAAGGTTCCAGTGGCGAGCATAGTAAGGCTCAATTACTATCGATAGCAGCTGATGAATTTGCAGAACATGGATATTTCTCAACGAAAATAAGCACAATTGTGAAAAAAGCTGGAGTTACGCAACCTACCTTTTATCTTTATTTTCCTAGTAAAGAAGCAATATTTCAGGAATTAGTTGGCTTGTTTCGAAACAAATTTGCTCTCCTTACGAAAAAAAGCCGACTAGAAACAGGGCTAGAATTAGATTCCCTTCCAGGAAGAATTGCCATCGGCTTAACTGCAATTTTTCAATTTTTTTATGACAATCGAAGCTTAACTAAAATTGGACTTTATCTGTCTGATGATGCAGAAGAGATAAAAAATGATATTGTCCAGCTAATCACGGAAAACTTAGAGTCTGAACAGAGAGATGGATACTTTCGGACGAATGTGGAAATGCGTACGGTTGCAGAGAGTTTAGTTGGTATTATGGAACGTCTTACTGCCACTTATTTGTTTCAAGATAAAAAAAAGCCTGAGGAATTAGCAAGAGAAATTGTTGATCTTTTATTATACGGGTTGCAAGTTAAATAA
- a CDS encoding anti-repressor SinI family protein — protein METVKEKSYDMLDPDWIELLLIAKEIGLTIEQVKEFLDEKSINDR, from the coding sequence ATGGAAACGGTAAAGGAAAAAAGTTATGATATGCTAGACCCAGACTGGATTGAGCTTCTTTTAATCGCGAAAGAAATTGGCTTAACGATAGAACAAGTGAAGGAATTTTTGGACGAAAAGAGCATAAATGACCGATAG
- a CDS encoding VanZ family protein, with translation MSLILLYVYKMIEYMVIAVPFYIIGRFVYMKRKKQQASVGRELLLGFFSLYIIAVASQTIIPKWDAGIISSTGEFYFNVQWSNEIASVNIIPFRTLFLYLQANPNIDNWSSLSMVNIFGNMFVFTPIGIFVPLLYRRVRSLKKISVVALAVTCFIEITQLFIGRSTDIDDVILNTIGVMIGYGMFVFIKRKINRRLKGNKKVWG, from the coding sequence ATGAGTTTAATACTGTTATATGTATACAAAATGATAGAGTATATGGTAATTGCTGTCCCTTTTTATATAATAGGTAGATTTGTTTATATGAAAAGGAAAAAACAACAAGCAAGTGTAGGGCGAGAGTTGCTATTAGGCTTTTTTTCTCTTTACATCATTGCAGTAGCATCCCAAACGATTATTCCAAAATGGGATGCGGGGATTATTAGTTCGACGGGAGAATTTTATTTTAATGTACAATGGTCAAATGAAATAGCTAGCGTCAATATCATCCCGTTTCGGACACTTTTCCTATATCTTCAAGCAAATCCTAACATAGACAATTGGAGTAGTTTATCAATGGTTAATATATTTGGGAATATGTTTGTTTTTACACCGATTGGAATTTTCGTTCCTCTTCTTTATCGAAGAGTGCGTTCGCTTAAAAAGATATCAGTAGTTGCTCTAGCGGTTACATGTTTCATCGAAATAACACAATTATTTATCGGACGAAGTACAGATATTGATGATGTTATTTTGAACACAATTGGAGTTATGATTGGTTATGGGATGTTTGTCTTTATTAAAAGGAAGATTAATAGGAGATTAAAGGGGAATAAGAAAGTTTGGGGATAG